The proteins below come from a single Neospora caninum Liverpool complete genome, chromosome IX genomic window:
- a CDS encoding putative protein kinase (incomplete catalytic triad): MRVCGQIMCKQFQSNAWCDRYYCPFAHALSELRPADLFYPPSKVFGSYEDQDALCPDIYLPSDKPHPRLRARFLAIMDSVGPGHSHQFGTTTESLANSNRTRHPHTDFISSHTPQSVLSDTHSPSNSARVEDGTPLASQTSQLKNCGESRVQWREQNIGHSAAEASTSAHAQEHKRSGEPALEQKEQNLHARDISGGPAVAASRKNGAHLLGSVPLKHPGQRSLAKDNHVTATANNGGSILGNPGKQFPRRPSQGTSCGIPQLTASPRVYAGKQSSQDCATNCMDLEKDLHRGAGCLGSLHTEKLLLLPTSALSTISDATRSPTAATPFVISCVVQPQVTAERSAILAPQQGSQEISSPAEGCAGSPPGFLPQSTVFGRASCRPLVVSSALTIPRPVGKSLDCDSEHETHEKMVTTATGQSSAEPLDRCAFEADVKPAGYDDKESPRRSGSGDRITSRTPAFFVSSNQGQSGSLKQLADNIYYWSEPIGQSRDDPSVLVFTGVLLGSNKQPRETVAIKQVPVVVTSRMRDSFAELEQFAHVHDPLIVNTKGVYCMHNDDDEGMSLMLVLEKCEGCLADMIAISDLGERCLQEPLPPQGMTEMLSHLLSGVLKIQQYGHSAHMRIHPGNIMLTENFELKVGDCAGKIRYLSIFDLLHAGVQGAKNAKELIHWILNSPQEAAWLAPEFIRSLMHIAQQISALIDQYEALPPENRKGVSFSVLANSLKWPSSFLQKADAWSTGATLFYIISGGLHPYGDTSDRSIITHILEDRKVNLEKYCYLISRLRRV; the protein is encoded by the exons ATGCGAGTTTGCGGACAG ATCATGTGCAAACAATTTCAAAGTAACGCCTGGTGCGACCGGTACTACTGTCCCTTTGCCCACGCGTTGAGCGAGCTTCGACCAGCTGATTTGTTTTATCCGCCATCCAAGGTGTTCGGCTCCTACGAAGATCAGGATGCTCTCTGCCCGGATATATACCTG CCGTCGGACAAGCCCCATCCTCGCCTCAGGGCGAGATTTCTGGCCATCATGGACTCCGTCGGCCCCGGACATTCGCACCAATTTGGAACAACTACGGAATCGTTGGCAAACTCCAACCGCACACGTCACCCTCACACCGACTTCATATCTTCACATACCCCTCAGTCCGTTCTTTCGGACACCCACTCCCCGTCAAATAGTGCGAGAGTCGAAGACGGTACCCCTCTCGCCAGTCAGACGTCGCAACTAAAGAACTGTGGAGAGTCACGAGTCCAGTGGCGGGAGCAAAACATCGGCCACTCGGCAGCAGAAGCGTCCACATCTGCACATGCGCAGGAGCACAAACGAAGTGGTGAACCCGCTTTGGAACAAAAGGAGCAGAACCTTCATGCGCGTGATATTTCTGGTGGGCCTGCAGTTGCAGCGTCTCGGAAGAACGGGGCGCATCTCCTGGGTTCCGTTCCTCTGAAACACCCCGGCCAACGATCTCTGGCCAAGGACAACCATGTGACCGCCACAGCAAACAATGGAGGGAGCATCCTGGGGAATCCAGGCAAGCAATTCCCGCGCCGACCAAGCCAGGGCACCAGCTGCGGCATCCCGCAGCTTACTGCATCTCCACGCGTGTACGCGGGCAAGCAGTCGAGCCAAGACTGTGCAACAAACTGCATGGATTTGGAGAAAGACCTCCACAGAGGGGCTGGATGCCTAGGTTCACTACACACGGAGAAGCTCCTACTGCTGCCGACCTCGGCTCTCAGCACAATCAGCGATGCAACCAGAAGCCCGACCGCCGCAACACCGTTTGTAATATCCTGCGTTGTGCAGCCACAAGTGACggccgagagaagcgcaaTATTGGCTCCACAGCAAGGATCACAGGAAATAAGCAGTCCTGCAGAGGGATGTGCTGGCAGTCCGCCAGGGTTTTTGCCTCAAAGCACCGTCTTTGGACGCGCTTCCTGCCGCCCCTTGGTTGTGTCGTCAGCTCTCACGATACCGCGACCCGTGGGAAAGTCTCTTGACTGCGACTCAGAGCATGAGACTCACGAAAAGATGGTCACCACGGCAACTGGTCAAAGCTCAGCGGAACCGCTCGATCGATGCGCTTTTGAAGCTGACGTAAAGCCAGCGGGGTACGACGACAAGGAATCTCCCCGACGGTCTGGGAGTGGTGACCGAATCACCAGCCGAACGCCAGCGTTTTTCGTGTCGAGCAACCAGGGCCAGTCTGGAAGCCTTAAACAGCTGGCAGATAATATATACTACTGGAGTGAACCTATTGGGCAAAGCAGAGATGACCCTAGTGTTCTGGTGTTTACGGGGGTCCTTCTCGGATCGAATAAGCAACCGCGGGAGACTGTGGCGATAAAGCAGGTCCCAGTTGTGGTCACAAGCCGGATGCGAGATTCGTTTGCGGAGCTGGAGCAGTTTGCCCATGTCCACGATCCTCTAATTGTAAACACCAAGGGAGTCTACTGCATGCACAAtgacgacgacgaaggcaTGTCTTTGATGCTTGTTTTAGAAAAATGTGAGGGGTGCCTGGCAGACATGATCGCCATCAGTGATCTAGGTGAACGTTGCCTCCAAGAGCCTCTTCCGCCGCAGGGAATGACTGAAATGCTTTCTCATTTGCTGTCGGGAGTCTTGAAAATCCAGCAGTACGGGCATTCTGCACACATGCGCATTCACCCTGGCAATATCATGCTTACTGAAAATTTCGAGCTTAAAGTTGGCGACTGTGCGGGGAAAATTCGTTACCTTAGTATCTTTGATTTGCTTCATGCTGGCGTCCAGggcgcgaaaaacgcgaaggagCTCATTCACTGG ATCCTCAATTCTCCGCAAGAGGCGGCGTGGCTTGCACCCGAGTTCATCCGATCGCTCATGCACATAGCGCAGCAAATTAGTGCACTCATCGACCAATATGAGGCGCTGCCACCAGAAAACCGCAAGGGTGTGAGCTTTTCTGTGCTGGCAAACAGTCTGAAATGGCCCTCCAGCTTCCTGCAAAAGGCCGATGCGTGGTCCACAG GCGCTACACTCTTTTATATCATCAGCGGTGGCCTTCATCCGTATGGCGACACCAGCGATCGGTCGATAATAACACATATCCTAGAGGACAGGAAGGTCAACCTCGAGAAG
- a CDS encoding putative plasmodium falciparum CPW-WPC domain-containing protein — MSFPFPVPQPGLTAPELIEPQSPRMSRQIVEATKEDNANRAEIELEAAADEATGKLQEALDIGEPPHSPEEKETKAREKSGFLTNILEKAAQAFSSSSLTQLEGGEEVRQFQRGVIAALEKQTLPSPMTKADFDELEEAAAPKLVPECVRDYSLQCPEAFRSDGANCVALDSYKGPCAKIQTDLHKLTEDQKVAWSDICQASFPCLPDSCPVGSNYKRQCPVGWKLDADGSCRSASGKPPCDNKIRGDSSAEEKANFESTCHVRWPCLPRRCSKDYSTACPEGWHQSSNRMCSPPPLYKGPCNQAVDMSGYVGRSDLKASFEKRCLATWPCNWAVATRQRDYEAPCPLSWIRLTDRTCEAPPDFQPSADCPRRINSAMSASEKASLAVECDVDFPFAERGQCPRDFSSRCPIDWVDVGDGHNCRAPEDYMGNCDRVLNFGRMSDSQKVDKMAVCTVDWPCVGEWTRGATLVHFSTTTKSPSPPSTAEPNGALNESGVVETPLTQ, encoded by the exons ATGTCGTTCCCCTTCCCTGTGCCGCAGCCGGGTCTAACGGCCCCCGAACTCATAGAACCACAGTCGCCGCGCATGAGCCGGCAGATTGTGGAAGCGACAAAAGAAGATAATGCCAATCGTGCTGAGATAGAACTGGAAGCAGCGGCTGACGAAGCAACAGGCAAGCTTCAGGAAGCTCTCGATATTGGCGAACCACCGCACAGCcccgaagaaaaggaaacgaaagctcgagagaaaagcggattCCTAACCAACATCTTAGAAAAAGCGGCTCAGGCGTTCTCGTCATCTAGTCTGACTCAACTAGAAG gaggagaagaagtcCGGCAGTTTCAGAGGGGCGTTATTGCAGCGCTGGAAAAG CAAACGCTTCCGTCGCCAATGACGAAAGCAGACTTCGATGAGCTGGAA GAAGCCGCAGCACCG AAGCTGGTACCCGAGTGCGTTCGAGATTACTCTCTTCAGTGCCCTGAAGCCTTCAGGTCCGACGGGGCGAATTGCGTTGCGTTGGATTCGTACAAAGGGCCATGCGCGAAAATACAAACAGATCTGCACAAGCTCACGGAAGATCAGAAGGTGGCCTGGTCGGATATTTGCCAGGCCAGCTTCCCGTGCTTGCCCGATAGTTGCCCCGTTGGCTCCAACTATAAAAGGCAATGTCCTGTGGGATGGAAGTTAGATGCCGATGGAAGCTGCCGAAGCGCTTCGGGCAAGCCTCCGTGCGACAACAAAATCCGGGGGGACTCATCCGCTGAGGAGAAAGCAAACTTCGAGTCAACTTGCCACGTGCGTTGGCCTTGCCTTCCCCGTAGGTGCTCCAAGGATTACAGCACCGCGTGCCCGGAAGGTTGGCATCAGTCGTCCAACCGTATGtgttcgcctccgccgctctACAAAGGTCCCTGCAACCAAGCTGTTGACATGAGTGGATACGTTGGAAGGAGCGATTTGAAGGCATCTTTTGAGAAGAGGTGTCTGGCCACCTGGCCGTGCAATTGGGCCGTGGCTACTCGTCAAAGAGATTACGAAGCACCTTGTCCCCTGTCCTGGATTCGCTTGACTGACAGGACTTGCGAGGCACCACCGGACTTCCAACCATCGGCGGACTGTCCTCGTCGAATAAATTCTGCAATGTCCGCATCTGAGAAAGCATCGTTAGCAGTTGAATGTGATGTAGATTTCCCTTTCGCGG AACGTGGACAGTGCCCGCGAGATTTCTCTTCCAGGTGTCCGATCGACTGGGTTGACGTAGGAGACGGACACAATTGTCGGGCTCCTGAAGACTACATGGGAAACT GCGATCGAGTGCTAAACTTTGGCAGGATGAGCGACAGTCAGAAGGTCGATAAGATGGCTGTATGCACAGTTGACTGGCCTT GCGTCGGCGAATGGACTCGGGGAGCTACG TTGGTTCACTTCTCAACGACAACGAAATCCCCCTCGCCCCCATCTACTGCAGAGCCGAACGGCGCCCTCAACGAAAGTGGTGTTGTGGAAACTCCCCTCACGCAGTAA
- a CDS encoding isocitrate dehydrogenase-like protein, related, whose amino-acid sequence MSGFQRIKVEHPVVEMDGDEMARVIWAMIKEKLILPYLDIPLMYYDLSIEHRDKTDDQVTVDAALAIKRHGVGVKCATITPDEQRVKEFNLKKMWKSPNATIRNTLDGTIFRAPIIIKNVPRLVPSWTKPIIIGRHAHADQYKALDFTVDKPGRFVMSFVPADKSEPEVHEVYEFKGGGVGLGMYNTDASITGFAHACFQYSLDQKMPLYLSTKNTVLKKYDGRFKDIFQAIYEKEYKQKFEEAGLWYEHRLIDDMVAQAIKSSGGFVWACKNYDGDVQSDVVAQGYGSLGLMTSVLVCPDGKTIEAEAAHGTVTRHYRQYQKGIKTSTNPIASIYAWTRGLSHRAKLDNNQKLKEFAQALEEACVETVEAGFMTKDLALAIKGDSLTEQDYLCTDEFMEKLAHMAERKLVERQIITKA is encoded by the exons ATGTCAGGGTTCCAGCGAATCAAAGTGGAGCACCCCGTGGTGGAGATGGATGGGGATGAGATGGCCCGGGTTATCTGGGCGATGATAAAGGAGAAG CTGATTTTGCCCTATCTTGATATTCCGTTGATGTACTACGACCTGAGCATCGAACATCGCGATAAGACTGATGACCAGGTCACGGTAGATGCTGCCCTTGCCATCAAACGCCATGGCGTTGGTGTAAAGTGCGCGACCATCACACCAGATGAACAGAGAGTAAAGG AGTTCAATCTCAAGAAAATGTGGAAATCGCCAAATGCAACAATCCGCAATACACTGGACGGCACCATTTTTCGAGCTCCAATTATAATTAAAAAC GTCCCGCGCCTAGTACCTTCGTGGACGAAGCCTATCATCATCGGCCGCCATGCTCACGCTGACCAATACAAAGCACTTGATTTCACTGTGGACAAACCCGGTCGGTTCGTGATGAGCTTCGTACCTGCTGACAA ATCTGAGCCGGAGGTGCATGAAGTATACGAATTCAAAGGCGGCGGCGTTGGCCTCGGAATGTATAACACGGATGCAAGTATCACGGGGTTTGCGCACGCGTGTTTCCAGTACTCCCTGGACCAGAAAATGCCTCTGTACTTGAGTACGAAAAATACGGTCCTCAAAAAATATGATGGACGGTTCAAGGACATCTTTCAAGCAATTTACGAGAAGGAGTACAAGCAGAAGTTTGAGGAGGCTGGATTATG GTACGAACACCGCCTGATCGATGACATGGTCGCCCAAGCGATCAAAAGCTCTGGCGGCTTTGTTTGGGCGTGCAAGAATTATGATGGAGATGTTCAGTCAGATGTGGTAGCCCAGGGATATGGAAGTCTGGGTTTGATGACAAGTGTGCTCGTCTGTCCGGACGGTAAGACAATTGAAGCAGAGGCAGCCCATGGCACCGTCACGCGGCACTACCGACAGTACCAAAAGGGTATCAAGACATCAACAAATCCAATAGCCTCTATTTATGCGTGGACACGAGGCCTTAGCCATCGAGCTAAACTTGACAACAATCAGAAGCTTAAGGAATTTGCCCAAGCCTTGGAAGAGGCTTGTGTAGAGACCGTGGAGGCAGGCTTTATGACGAAGGATTTGGCATTGGCCATaaaaggagacagcctgACTGAACAGGACTACCTGTGCACAGATGAGTTCATGGAAAAACTAGCGCACATGGCGGAGCGCAAACTTGTGGAACGACAAATCATAACCAAAGCGTAA
- a CDS encoding putative leucyl-tRNAsynthetase codes for MCFREEANAIMGPRSYSGFCDRGTRRGADMAEQADRKLSPFITCRSPSPPPLEAPSPSLSSSAVGLYPFKEIESKWSRYYAENAGDFSPPLPGQGDAEQSRRVSDARLPTLEARPFAGLPSPDEKGTQPSSTEAFPSFQERRKFYILSMIPYPSGEGLHVGHSLTYTIADVVARYQRLRLRGELVKSREKTDQSRCAAATRNNISVLPSAAARATNGVGSGHQPAESPLTELSGSLESTSHQETRSAHESRAQPFRPVRTSIRDALDQGVKQEAHVTCAAENAPGEEAPAAVPECASRARETPPHPDVLHVMGWDSFGLPAEQHAVASGISPCLSVRRNIDRFRQQLQRLGVCVDWRREVNTSSPEFYRWTQWIVVQMMKRGLVYEKLANVNWCEDLGTVLANEEVIDGFSERGGFPVTSRMLRQWHLRITAYADQLLAGLETLDWPADVKRMQRNWIGRRDVLLLDLAVSDCRDGVKARNETHRHGQERSGFKGNCVGSAVVPKRLRCVATSPELIFGVTFVVIHSSHPAASVLARTPSSRDCSTKKATGGKMVSGKEELSEGYFAGVEVDHPLIPAKKLPVWISDSLFTQLHGFGGLYNEMDALLVAPESEPRAREFAQQRGIDVAHILDVNGETKKSFQVDKPSEVKRFEVDQRTSKGGEPNENAGGDVSPNSGASGEQDTGYSGEGIESSRAAHIAEGYGRVEPPPSCSSNFLEAKLVNSSAEGILSLNGKNLGCARQEVIRFFTEKHKRGCREVRFWHKVLRDLGRVACDEPFQHLVTPGVILGSPKYFMFKRQDTGEIVSSETVELMDKANLTREQSESGALAAPGGSSTKSRKRFHLPSQAPGASQEMLIGVHTPSGQPVYGVEVPASAVDVSPKGVSVLKNNADVKLHRRHEKMSKSRGNVVSPDTVIDIYGADSLRLYLLFMGPLEARKNWNTSGVVGAFRFLNRVWNLLVSDEDSSLEKEGNCCSTGTATADNSMPSDSTGGTSKKLKLRNSPPSSFERELMKSLVGRVTADIERMSLNTAIAALMAHVRKLTAWAATGNQLSVGTAIGLVRLLHPFAPFVTEELWQMIHSSFQDASPYSSAPSLLASATWPTPAQETGQQRPRSGQVTASESAVESINFSIHVDGKLQGTVQVPRNSVHDEEKVSALAKRCPCLKKWEILQKSGERGFAKTVFIPARRIINFVT; via the exons ATGTGCTTcagggaggaagcgaacgccATCATGGGCCCGCGCAGCTATTCCGGATTTTGCGATAGAGGAACTCGGCGCGGAGCCGATATGGCCGAGCA AGCGGATAGAAAGCTTTCTCCGTTCATAACTtgccgctcgccgtctccgcctcctctcgaggctccttctccgtctctctcgtcttccgcggtTGGACTCTACCCGTTCAAGGAGATCGAAAGCAAGTGGTCCAGATACTATGCGGAGAACGCTGGAGACTTCTCCCCCCCTCTACCGGGGCAAGGAGATGCGGAACAGTCGCGTCGTGTATCCGATGCTAGGTTACCCACGCTAGAGGCTCGCCCATTCGCAGGGCTCCCGTCgccagacgagaaaggcaccCAGCCGAGTTCGACCGAGGCGTTTCCCAGCTTCCAAGAGAGGCGCAAGTTCTACATTCTCTCCATGATCCCCTATCCTTCCGGGGAAGGACTGCATGTTGGGCACAGCCTCACCTACACTATAGCCGACGTTGTCGCGAGGTAccagcgtcttcgccttcgcggaGAGCTTGTGAAatcaagagagaagaccgacCAGAGTCGGTGTGCCGCTGCCACACGCAATAACATTTCTGTACTCCCGAGTGCGGCGGCACGTGCTACAAACGGTGTAGGTTCAGGACACCAGCCGGCGGAGTCGCCTCTGACCGAGTTGAGCGGGAGTCTGGAGAGCACCTCGCATCAGGAGACCCGATCTGCACATGAATCTCGGGCGCAGCCTTTCAGGCCAGTCCGTACGTCCATTCGCGACGCTCTTGACCAAGGCGTGAAACAGGAAGCCCACGTTACATGTGCAGCGGAAAATGCaccaggcgaggaagcaccGGCGGCGGTCCCAGAGTGCGCCTcgcgagcgcgagaaacTCCTCCTCATCCAGACGTCTTGCATGTTATGGGGTGGGATTCTTTCGGACTCCCAGCAGAACAACACGCAGTGGCTTCTGGAATTTCTCCGTGTTTGTCTGTTCGGCGGAACATCGACCGTTTTcgccagcagctgcaaaGACTGGGCGTCTGCGTCGATTGGCGACGGGAAGTCAACACCAGCAGTCCTGAGTTTTATCGCTGGACTCAGTGGATCGTCGTGCAGATGATGAAGCGGGGGCTCGTATACGAAAAGCTTGCGAATGTCAACTGGTGTGAAGACCTCG GCACTGTGTTAGCCAATGAGGAGGTGATTGACGGTTTCAGCGAACGAGGCGGCTTCCCCGTAACCTCTCGCATGCTGCGACAGTGGCACCTTCGGATCACGGCGTATGCAGATCAGCTCCTAGCAGGCCTCGAGACGCTTGACTGGCCAGCCGACGTCAAACGTATGCAGCGCAACTGGATTGGCCGCCGGGATGTGCTGCTGCTAGATCTCGCTGTTTCGGATTGCCGTGATGGGGTGAAAGCGCGCAatgagacacacagacacggaCAGGAACGCTCCGGCTTTAAGGGCAACTGTGTGGGGTCCGCCGTAGTTCCAAAGCGCCTCCGATGTGTGGCGACCTCCCCCGAGTTAATTTTTGGGGTCACGTTCGTCGTGATTCATAGTTCTCATCCGGCAGCCAGTGTTCTTGCCCGAACCCCCTCGTCTAGGGACTGCTCCACAAAGAAGGCTACCGGTGGGAAAATGGTGTCGGGCAAAGAAGAACTCTCTGAAGGCTACTTTGCCGGTGTGGAGGTTGATCATCCCCTTATCCCAGCAAAGAAACTTCCCGTGTGGATAAGCGACAGCCTTTTCACTCAGCTGCATGGCTTCGGAGGCTTATACAATGAGATGGATGCTCTACTGGTGGCTCCAGAGAGTGAACCCAGGGCGCGCGAATTCGCCCAACAAAGGGGAATAGATGTCGCGCATATCCTTGACGTGAATGGAGAAACTAAGAAGAGTTTTCAAGTTGATAAACCATCGGAGGTGAAGAGATTTGAAGTGGACCAGAGAACAAGCAAAGGTGGTGAACCTAATGAAAATGCGGGTGGGGATGTGAGCCCGAACTCGGGGGCTTCAGGCGAACAAGACACAGGATACTCTGGCGAAGGTATTGAAAGCTCTCGTGCCGCGCACATAGCCGAGGGATACGGAAGAGTGGAGCCGCCACCATCCTGTTCCTCAAATTTTTTAGAAGCAAAGTTGGTGAACTCGTCAGCTGAAGGAATCCTTTCTCTCAACGGCAAGAACCTGGGATGTGCAAGACAGGAGGTCATTCGTTTCTTCACTGAGAAGCACAAACGAGGCTGTCGGGAAGTGAG GTTTTGGCATAAAGTTCTCCGTGATCTGGGCCGGGTAGCCTGCGACGAGCCGTTCCAACACCTGGTCACCCCCGGTGTCATCCTTGGATCGCCAAAGTACTTCATGTTTAAACGGCAAGACACGGGAGAGATCGTGTCTTCGGAAACGGTAGAGCTCATGGACAAGGCGAATTTAACTCGGGAACAAAGTGAATCTGGCGCACTGGCAGCGCCAGGCGGAAGCTCAACTAAATCACGAAAGAGATTCCATTTGCCTTCCCAGGCACCCGGTGCTTCTCAGGAGATGCTTATCGGCGTGCACACTCCGTCTGGACAGCCTGTGTATGGAGTAGAGGTGCCGGCGAGTGCTGTAGATGTGAGTCCGAAGGGGGTGTCTGTTCTCAAGAATAATGCAGACGTTAAGTTACACCGTCGGCATGAGAAGATGTCAAAGTCGCGAGGGAACGTCGTATCGCCCGACACCGTTATTGACATATACGGAGCTGATTCACTCCGACTGTACCTTCTGTTCATGGGTCCTCTTGAAGCACGGAAAAACTGGAATACTTCAGGCGTGGTCGGGGCCTTCCGCTTTCTGAACAGAGTGTGGAATCTTCTTGTGTCTGACGAGGATTCTtcgctggagaaggaaggaaattGCTGCTCGACAGGTACGGCAACCGCGGACAATTCCATGCCAAGCGATTCTACAGGAGGCACTTCGAAGAAGCTGAAATTGAGAAAttctcctccgtcctcttTTGAGCGCGAGCTCATGAAATCGTTGGTGGGCCGAGTCACTGCCGACATTGAACGGATGTCACTCAATACCGCTATTGCAGCCCTCATGGCCCACGTTCGGAAATTGACTGCCTGGGCAGCGACAGGAAACCAGCTGTCAGTAGGTACCGCCATTGGGTTAGTCAGGTTGCTTCATCCGTTTGCCCCGTTTGTGACAGAGGAGCTATGGCAGATGATCCACTCATCGTTCCAAGATGCCTCTCCATAttcctctgcgccgtctctcctcgcctcagCGACGTGGCCGACACCCGCACAGGAGACGGGTCAACAACGCCCGCGAAGCGGCCAGGTGACTGCAAGTGAAAGTGCAGTTGAGTCAATCAATTTCTCGATCCACGTGGATGGAAAGCTACAGGGTACTGTACAAGTGCCGCGAAACTCGGTTCATGACGAGGAAAAGGTGTCGGCTTTAGCCAAGCGTTGCCCATGCCTGAAAAAGTGGGAGATCCTACAGAAgtcaggggagagaggaTTTGCAAAGACAGTGTTTATCCCAGCTCGACGCATCATCAACTTCGTGACTTAG
- a CDS encoding putative NEK kinase — MERYKKIKRLGAGAQGDCYLVRDKKTGKLYVRKDIKLSLLETKQRQEALKESTILRDVSTHPNVITYFNYQVDKRTQILHTLIEYADGGDLEQQIQLRRNLLDEQLEAGRTENDSSPPGTNDENRSPYAPLFFKEEHVLLVFVQALAGLYHLHSRGILHRDVKSQNIFLSSAGLIKLGDFGIARQLNKENMAETYVGSPCYMSPELYKREPYNYKSDIWALGCVLFELCCLRKPFQGSNIVVLAMQVTQSKPPSHLDTPPGLYPPPLHHLVNRMLQVDPVERPSAAEIMATPYILKSMKKLIKRYPQLHYLQSYLNDLSPSVARELPPSNPPYHGSVDSGPNAASGGVVITARELPQADNREDAVYRSDEPRRPSCIKLEELLNNELIASDT, encoded by the exons ATGGAGCGCTATAAAAAGATCAAGCGATTGGGTGCCGGAGCTCAAGGAGACTGCTATTTGGTTCGCGACAAAAAAACAG GAAAGCTATATGTACGCAAAGACATCAAGCTCTCCTTGCTAGAAACGAAGCAGCGTCAGGAGGCCCTCAAAGAATCGACCATACTCCGAGACGTGAGCACTCACCCGAATGTCATTACATATTTCAACTACCAGGTAGATAAAAGGACGCAGATTCTTCACACCCTCATCGAATACGCGGATGGTGGAGACTTGGAACAACAAATCCAGCTGCGGCGTAACCTTCTTGACGAGCAGCTTGAAGCAGGACGTACAGAGAATGACTCTAGCCCACCAGGGACAAACGACGAGAACCGAAGTCCCTAcgcccctcttttcttcaaAGAAGAACATGTTCTTTTGGTATTCGTTCAAGCGCTCGCCGGTTTATACCATCTGCACTCCAGAGGTATTCTCCATCGGGACGTCAAAAGCCAAAATATATTCTTATCTAGCGCCGGCTTGATCAAATTGGGAGACTTTGGAATAGCGCGACAGCTCAATAAGGAGAACATGGCCGAAACATATGTTGGCAGTCCGTGCTACATGTCTCCGGAACTCTACAAACGGGAGCCATACAACTACAAGAGCGATATCTGGGCGTTAGGTTGCGTCCTCTTCGAGCTCTGCTGTCTGAGAAAGCCGTTCCAGG GGTCGAATATCGTGGTCCTGGCGATGCAGGTTACGCAGAGCAAGCCGCCGTCGCATCTCGATACTCCACCTGGTTTGTATCCTCCTCCGTTGCACCACTTGGTCAATCGAATGCTTCAAGTTGACCCCGTCGAGAGGCCATCAGCGGCAGAGATTATGGCCACTCCGTATATACTGAAGTCCATGAAGAAGCTGATCAAAAG GTACCCTCAACTGCACTACCTACAATCCTACCTCAATGATCTCTCCCCTTCAGTCGCAAGAGAACTTCCCCCCTCTAATCCGCCGTATCATGGCTCTGTCGACTCTGGACCGAATGCAGCCTCGGGG GGTGTTGTTATCACAGCCAGGGAGCTTCCTCAAGCGGATAACCGCGAGGACGCGGTATATCGGTCTGACGAGCCACGACGCCCTTCGTGCATCAAGCTGGAAGAGCTCCTTAATAATGAGTTGATTGCCAGTGACACTTGA